A window of Diospyros lotus cultivar Yz01 chromosome 14, ASM1463336v1, whole genome shotgun sequence contains these coding sequences:
- the LOC127790317 gene encoding calcium-dependent protein kinase 26-like, which yields MGNNCVGSMLPKDGLFQSGSRPYWLRFPNMISYGNKEASTEVPSAAKEPEALQSVQTKAPELVIIIKEDKKPLKSIILGSKTVKEEGKPAKPPRPEPVQRVMKEHKPVEPMNLTKAFNVKRMQSAGLQAESVLRTKTGHLKEYYNLGKKLGHGQFGTTFLCVEKATGKEYACKSIAKRKLLTQDDVDDVRREIEIMHHLSGHPNVISIKGAYEDAIAVHVVMELCTGGELFDRIVKRGHYTERKAAALTRTMASVIEACHSLGVMHRDLKPENFLFVDKEEDSLLKTIDFGLSIFFKPGETFTNVVGSPYYVAPEVLRKHYGPEADVWSAGVIIYILLSGVPPFWGESEQEIFDEVLHGDLDFSSHPWPKISDSAKDLVRKMLVRDPKKRLTAHEVLCHPWVREKGVAPDKPLDPAVLSRLTQFSDMNKLKKMALQIIAGCLSEEEIAGLKQLFKMLDTDNSGQITFEELKAGLKRYRADLKESEIYDLMQAADVDNSGTIDYGEFLAATLHLDKVKREDHLVAAFSYFDKDSSGYITLDELQQACEEFGVENARLEELIQEIDQNNDGRIDYNEFVAMMQKGSANLGQKEIQNTFSPTGFREALSVC from the exons ATGGGGAATAATTGTGTTGGATCAATGCTTCCGAAGGATGGGTTGTTTCAATCAGGTTCACGTCCATATTGGTTGCGGTTCCCCAATATGATTTCATATGGTAACAAGGAAGCTAGTACTGAAGTGCCTTCTGCGGCTAAAGAGCCTGAGGCCCTCCAATCTGTTCAAACCAAGGCTCCAGAATTGGTGATAATAattaaagaagacaagaaaCCGTTAAAGTCCATAATACTGGGTTCAAAGACAGTGAAGGAAGAGGGCAAGCCAGCGAAACCCCCTAGGCCGGAGCCAGTACAGAGAGTAATGAAAGAGCACAAACCAGTAGAGCCCATGAACCTGACAAAGGCATTCAATGTCAAAAGGATGCAAAGTGCAGGGCTTCAGGCAGAATCCGTGTTGAGAACCAAAACTGGTCATTTGAAGGAATATTACAATTTGGGGAAGAAACTGGGACATGGACAGTTTGGGACTACATTCCTTTGTGTGGAGAAAGCAACCGGAAAGGAATATGCTTGCAAATCCATCGCGAAAAGGAAGTTGCTGACGCAAGATGATGTAGACGATGTGAGAAGGGAAATTGAGATAATGCATCACCTGTCTGGTCACCCCAATGTCATCTCAATAAAGGGTGCTTATGAGGATGCAATTGCAGTTCATGTTGTGATGGAATTGTGCACTGGGGGTGAGCTTTTCGACAGGATTGTCAAGCGAGGGCATTACACAGAGAGAAAGGCTGCTGCTCTTACAAGAACCATGGCTAGTGTGATAGAAGCCTGTCATTCATTGGGAGTCATGCATAGGGACCTCAAGCccgaaaattttctttttgttgataAGGAGGAGGATTCACTTCTTAAGACTATTGACTTTGGATTATCAATCTTCTTCAAGCCAG GGGAAACTTTTACCAATGTGGTTGGAAGTCCATATTATGTTGCCCCTGAAGTTCTTCGCAAGCATTATGGTCCAGAAGCCGATGTTTGGAGTGCTGGTGTGATCATTTACATTCTCCTTAGTGGGGTGCCTCCATTTTGGGGCG AAAGTGAGCAAGAAATATTTGATGAGGTTTTGCATGGAGATCTTGACTTCTCATCACATCCATGGCCTAAAATCTCTGACAGTGCAAAAGATTTAGTCAGGAAAATGCTTGTACGAGACCCCAAAAAGCGGCTAACTGCTCATGAAGTTCTCT GCCATCCTTGGGTTCGAGAAAAGGGAGTGGCTCCTGACAAGCCTCTTGACCCTGCAGTCTTAAGTCGCTTGACGCAGTTTTCTGACATGAACAAGCTCAAGAAAATGGCTCTTCAA ATCATTGCAGGGTGTCTGTCCGAAGAAGAAATTGCCGGACTAAAGCAATTGTTTAAAATGCTTGATACCGATAACAGTGGTCAAATTACTTTTGAAGAACTCAAGGCTGGGCTAAAAAGATACCGTGCTGACCTTAAAGAGTCAGAGATTTATGATCTTATGCAGGCT GCAGACGTCGACAATAGTGGCACTATTGACTATGGGGAGTTTCTTGCTGCAACATTGCATCTTGATAAAGTTAAGAGGGAAGATCATCTTGTTGCTGCCTTTTCATACTTTGACAAAGACAGCAGTGGGTACATTACCCTAGATGAGCTCCAACAAGCCTGTGAGGAGTTCGGAGTAGAGAACGCCCGCTTGGAAGAATTGATTCAAGAAATCGACCAAAACAAT GACGGGCGCATAGACTACAACGAGTTTGTGGCCATGATGCAGAAGGGAAGCGCCAATTTGGGTCAGAAGGAAATACAGAATACTTTTAGCCCCACCGGATTTAGGGAGGCTCTTTCAGTTTGCTGA
- the LOC127790318 gene encoding fasciclin-like arabinogalactan protein 16 encodes MGAQVYGVFNLLLLLFFLPFSLAALPATPTINSNSVLVALLDSHYTELAELVEKALLLPDLEAALTRHNVTIFAPKNEALERELDPEFKRFLLEPRNLRSLQTLLLFHMIPTRIESPGLPGSPAESSRHVTLSRDHVTLAGKESGEIVVDLAKVVRPNDVVRPDGVIHGIERLLIPRSVQEDFNRRRSLQSISAVLPEGAPEVDPRTNRLKKPAPVPAGAPPVLPIFDAMAPGPSLAPAPAPGPGGPRHHFDGESQVKDFIQTLLHYGGYNELADILVNLTSLATEMGRLVSEGYVLTVLAPNDEAMAKLTTDQLSEPGAPEQIVYYHLIPEYQTEESMYNAVRRFGKVRYDTLRLPHKVTAEEADGSVKFGQGDGSAYLFDPDIYTDGRISVQGIDGVLFPVVETTAATKVTPATANAKIVAKQRRGKLLEVTCRMLGAVGQDSHFAGCQ; translated from the exons ATGGGTGCCCAGGTCTATGGCGTCTTCAAtctccttctcctcctcttcttccttcccttCTCCCTTGCCGCATTGCCCGCCACGCCCACCATCAACTCCAACTCCGTTCTCGTCGCCCTCCTCGACTCCCATTACACTGAGCTCGCCGAGCTCGTCGAGAAGGCTCTTCTTCTCCCCGACCTCGAGGCCGCCTTGACCCGCCACAATGTCACCATCTTCGCGCCCAAGAACGAGGCCCTCGAGCGCGAGCTCGACCCCGAGTTCAAGCGCTTCCTTCTGGAGCCCCGCAATCTGAGGTCTCTGCAGACGCTTCTTCTCTTCCACATGATTCCCACTCGGATTGAGTCCCCCGGGTTGCCTGGCTCGCCGGCTGAGTCGTCTCGGCATGTGACCCTGTCCAGAGATCACGTGACCTTGGCCGGGAAGGAGTCTGGCGAGATTGTCGTCGATTTGGCCAAGGTTGTTCGCCCCAACGACGTCGTTCGCCCGGACGGGGTTATCCACGGGATCGAGAGGCTGCTGATTCCGAGATCGGTGCAGGAGGACTTTAATCGCCGGAGGAGTCTCCAGTCGATCTCGGCCGTTCTGCCAGAGGGAGCACCGGAGGTGGACCCGAGGACTAACCGACTGAAGAAGCCCGCGCCGGTTCCCGCCGGCGCCCCTCCGGTTCTGCCGATTTTTGATGCGATGGCTCCGGGGCCGTCTCTTGCTCCGGCGCCGGCGCCGGGACCGGGAGGCCCTCGCCACCACTTTGACGGCGAGAGCCAGGTCAAGGACTTCATCCAGACGCTTCTACATTACGGTGGATACAACGAATTGGCCGACATTCTGGTGAACTTGACGTCGCTCGCGACGGAGATGGGCCGGCTGGTGTCGGAGGGCTATGTCTTGACGGTTCTGGCTCCCAACGACGAGGCCATGGCGAAGCTGACCACCGACCAGCTGAGCGAGCCGGGCGCGCCGGAGCAAATCGTGTACTACCACCTCATCCCGGAATACCAGACGGAGGAGAGCATGTATAACGCCGTCCGGCGGTTTGGGAAAGTCCGATACGATACTCTCCGGCTGCCGCACAAGGTTACCGCCGAGGAAGCCGACGGGTCGGTCAAGTTCGGGCAGGGCGATGGCTCGGCGTATTTGTTCGATCCCGATATCTATACCGATGGGAGGATTTCGGTGCAGGGCATTGATGGGGTCCTGTTTCcggtggtggagacgacggcggCAACCAAAGTTACGCCTGCAACCGCCAACGCCAAGATTGTCGCGAAGCAGCGAAGAG GGAAGTTGCTGGAAGTAACTTGCAGAATGCTGGGGGCTGTTGGGCAAGATTCCCATTTCGCTGGCTGTCAATGA
- the LOC127791090 gene encoding fra a 1-associated protein: MGWVWKDEAEDETASYDVAEFKNSNPSRSEADRCSTRKIVKSFCRTEEVEPGKFVRKCEKTEQILRDCVGRPSEVVQSNKEYTEEDVSHQMKESSFPLESSELGPFNFPGLRSDIESIERNFFGGLSRFFEAAEDMKNGFFNVFGPPNLYDGHSSSSPSRRRGVPVEGQPPEEASPKSIDPESGNLDFSGLARDV, encoded by the exons ATGGGTTGGGTGTGGAAGGACGAAGCCGAGGACGAGACAGCGTCATACGATGTCGCCGAATTCAAGAATTCGAACCCTAGCAGATCAGAGGCCGACCGGTGCTCCACCAGAAAGATCGTAAAATCCTTCTGCAGAACCGAGGAGGTTGAGCCCGGGAAATTCGTCAGGAAGTGCGAGAAGACCGAGCAGATTCTCAGAGACTGTGTTGGAAG GCCCTCGGAGGTGGTTCAGTCCAACAAAGAATACACGGAAGAGGATGTCTCGCACCAGATGAAGGAAAGTTCTTTCCCTTTGGAGTCATCTGAGCTTGGACCGTTCAACTTTCCTGGTCTTCGCAGTGATATTGAATCCATTGAACGCAACTTCTTTGGTGGCCTCAGTCGTTTCTTTGAAGCAGCAGAGGACATGAAGAATGGATTCTTCAATGTATTTGGGCCCCCAAACCTGTATGATGGGCATTCTTCATCCTCACCATCCAGAAGACGAGGCGTGCCAGTTGAGGGCCAGCCACCTGAAGAAGCCTCTCCGAAATCCATTGATCCCGAATCTGGAAACCTTGATTTTTCTGGGTTGGCTAGAGATGTTTGA